From the Piliocolobus tephrosceles isolate RC106 chromosome 14, ASM277652v3, whole genome shotgun sequence genome, the window tttttctatattaGTGTATTGGTTGAAGAAAACTGGGTCACTTGTCCAGTAAGATTTGCCACATTCTGTACTTGGCCACCTGCATCCTTGTGTTGATGTTTAACATGTTACTCATTATCCTTTATGTTTCCTGTCAGGTGACTACACTTTATAGCCGTGTTGCTCACtatggtagccaccagccacatgtggcaactgagcacttgaaatgtggatGGTCTAAATTAAGATATGctctaaatgtaaaatacacactagATTTTGATTACCAAAAAAGCTTGTAgaatatctcatttatttttttcatattgactGCATGCTGAAATAGTAGTTTggatatattgagttaaataaaatatataattaacattaattttgtctgtttctttttctttttttttctgagacggagtctcgctctgcttccgaggctggagtgcggtggcgcaatctcggctcactgcaagctccacctcccgggttcacgccattctcctgcctcagcctcccgagtagttgggactacaggcgcccgccaccacacccggctaattttttgtatttttttttttttagtagagatggggtttcaccatgttagccatgatggtctcaatcttctgaccttgtgcctccgcctgcctcagcctcccaaagtgctgggattactggctgtAAGTTGTTCAAAATCTTTAATCTAAAAATCCTTCTTGATTTTTAGAAGGTGAGcggtgagccaccgctcccggcctcttcttcttttttaaaaaaagatatgacTATTAGAAATTTAGAATTACATATATTGTTTGCATTTCTGGCTCATGTATTTCTATTGGGACAGTCCTGAATTACAGATGTGATCAGATTTAGGTTCTATATTTTTTGGCAAAAACAATTCATAGGTAGTTCTTAGATTTTCTATAGCAATACATTAGGAGATAGAGAATGTCTGGTTGTCTCTCTTTGTGATTTTAAGATTGAAAAGAGATTCAAGTGTTGTCAGCCTAATTCCTCTATCATAAAGTTTCCTTtcagcctttattttttattttatatatttttactttttttccccttagccTCTGTTAAGGACATTCAGCTGTTTTTAACCTAAGAATTTTATCAGCCATTGAAGAATCTCATCtatatctattatttcattaagtgTTCCAGAATGGTGATATTCTAATTCTAATATTCCTTCTGTATGTATTAGCTGAAAAGAAGAATTTTCCCTCAGCTATCTGATTATCCTGACATACAGTTTGTAGTGGAAGCAAGATGATTCTCTAATTTATTCACCACTTTTCAGAATGAGTTGGTGTTCATGTTACCTAAACAtgagtttgttttgttgttgttgtttacctttttttgtattattatgaaCTCATTgaaatcattatatatttttttgctgcTTAAATTCAACATATTTAGCCAATAGGAGCTCTTTCAAGAATGTTCCTGTGTCTTTTTGGCACAACTCTACTCGTTCTTGATAGTGTCCTGACTTTCTGATATGATAAGAGCCTGTGTTctaggcttattttattttattttattttattttattttattttattttattttattttattttNNNNNNNNNNttattttattttattttattttattttattttattttattttatttttttgagacagagtctcgctctgtcacccgggctggagtgcagtggctgcatctcagctcactgcaagctccgcctcccgggtttatgccattctcctgcctcagcctccgagtagctgggactacaggcgcccgccacctcgcccggctagttttttgtattttttagtagagacgggggtttcaccgggttagccaggatggtctcgatctcctgacctcgtcatccgcccgtctcggtctcccaaagtgctgggattacaggcttgagccaccgcgcccggccaggctcATTTTATACATTTCCCTCCCCAGACCTtgaatcagccatttcttcaatgagtcttggtttcttttgctttctttcctttttgagatggagtctcacactgtcacccaggctggagtgcagtggcacgatcttggctcactgcaacctctgcctgctaggttcaagcatttctcctgcctcagcctcctgagtagctgggattacaggcacctgccaccacaaccagctaattttttgtgtttttagtagagacagggtttcaccatgttggccacgctggtcttgaactcgtgacctcatgatttgcccgctttggtctcccaaagtactaggattatcaggcatgagccaccacgccaggtcgagccttgtttttttttttgagaaggaaatgGTATTTAGAGACTTCAGTTTGTGCCATAGGGGTGCTTATCACTACTGCGTTAGTCCTTGCTTCTGGGCCTTTTCAGTGGACAGAGCTAATAAATAaggtgttattttttgttttgaaagagaaaaacatatgtGGGATTTATAGTAATAAATCAGTTTAAGATTACAGGCCAGGCTcaatggctcacacatgtaatcccagcactttgggaggtcaaggtggacagATGGCTCGAGTCCAGGAATTttagaccagcttgagcaacataatgagaccccatgtctgcaaaaaaacttaaaaattagctgggtgtggtggcacacgcctgtagtcacagctactcaggaggctgaagtgggaggattgcttgagcccaggaggttgaggctgcagtgagccatgattgcaccactgcactccaacctaggcaacaaagcaagaccctgtctcagaaaataaacttACCTCATCTAAACTTACcaatgaataataatattaaaaaaataaaattacagggtttttatttaatttctttaaatgtgtatttgtctcttttttctcccaTGCTAGAAATCTTAGTTCCTAAcaacatttattcattctactttaatatatatgtatttcaaaataatgataatattatttatagtatGATTAATTCAGTTCAAGATTTTTATCgcaattttctttttgattgggTTGTATCCCACTAAGGATGTACAATCATAATATTATGCTGTCAAATCACCTGAAATAATTCTTCTCTGTGTGTTTAAGCCTACCAGTTTCATAGTGTTAGAttaatttgtttggttttggttttaagaattgccttatttattttgattttaccttattttgtaattattttaaaacatttaggtcaggagctgtggctcacacctgtaatcccagcattttgggaggccaaggaaggaggatcacttgagcccaggagttcaagaccagcctgggcatcatagggagacccccgtctctacaaaacatttacaaattagttgggtgtggtggtgcgcacctataacccaagctacttgggaggctgaggcgagaggatcacttgagcctaggtattcaaggcagcagtgagctgtgattgtgctactgcactccaggctaagatacaaagtgagaccccatctcttaaacaaacaaaaaaacagcaaaaagcaaaaaatatttacgtggttttaaagtaaaaattgtaaaataagcCACATTCAAAGAAGTATAGTTTCCATCCCTGTACTCTCAACCTTGTTACCTTCCTCCCCttgtaaaatcatttttcttctgtctatATATGTTTGCACTCACcccttttcttagaaaaaatgCTAACATACTCTGAGCACTGTTTTGCACTTTGCTTTTGTCACTTCACGGCATCCTCGAGATCACTCCATGACTGTACATAGAGCTCTTCCTCATTCCTTTTTCCAGCTGTATATGCTGCCTTGTGCTGCTCCgcattatttacttctttttgatCAGAACTGAAGTCTCCAGCTAGATACATTCTTTCCAGACCTCATGAGGGATAAGTTGGGAGGGTGAGAGAGGGAGCcaaactttttttattaaaaaaaaaagcttgtaagCCACACTTGAATTTAAGTCTGTGAGGGGCAGGGTTTGATTACTTGTTCATCCCCAGTGGAGAATCTTCTCAGTGCTAAAGTTGGGGAATACTGGatagatttttaataaaagaggaaatttcCTCACACCTGTTTATAGCCTGCAGCTTCTTGGATAGAGGTAGGGCAGTTGCGGGCATCTATGGCTGCTGCTAAGAACAGCCGTAGCATACTCTGGAGGCAAACTACCTATTCTTGGTGGCACTTCCAAGGGATTGCTTCcaccttcttccctcttttttttttttttttttttgagacagagtctcgctctgtcacccaggctggagtgcagtagcataatctcagctcaccgcaacctctaattcctgggttcaagcttttctcctttctcagcctcctgagtaactgggattacaggcacgtgccaccatgcctggctaattttgtgtgtgtgtgtgtgtgtgcgtatatgtgtatttttagtggagatggggtttcaccatgttgaccaagctggtctcgatctcctgacctcaaataatctgcccgccttggcctcccatagtgctgggattacaggcttgagccactgcacccagctcctttccttttattttactatCTTTTAGCCTAGATGCATCACTCAGAAATAGAGGGTCTCTCCTCCCTCATCTTGCCTCCCGCAACCCCACCACTGTTTTCTGATGGGAGTGTTTCCCCTGGACGTCCACATACCCAGATCTCTGCTGTCCTCATCATGCCCAATGATCGCTTCTCACTGAGGGCGTACACTCAGGAGCAAGTAACATTCTTTTGCCTTTGGGCCACAGACCctgctatttttaaatgaagggtTTGACTGGACGTGTGTGGTCAAAGTGCTGGTCAAagtcccaacactctgggaggctgaggcaggaggatcatttgaggccaggagtttgagaccagcctgggcaatatacagagaccccatctctacaaaaaaaaaaaaaaaaaaatttaagaaaaaaataaataaaatgaggggGTAGGCCTAGGTGatttctcagtttccttctaGCTCTGACTCTAGAATTTCTCCTATCCCATTCAGATAGTTTATGTCGGAATCTGTACTTGAATCTACACCAacaggtgtgcatgtgtgagcaGGGAGCGGGGAAGTGGATGTAGATATTTTGTCTATTTAAGTGTATCAACAGTTGGGAAGAATGTGAGGAGAGAAAGGGAGCCAGCAAGCCAGAACTACCACCACATGAGCTTGAACTCTAGGACCTGAGGGTAGGTCCCAGCGTCTGTCTGTTCCCCGCCATCAACTCAGGGCCAATCCTAGGATCCCAGCCTCTAAGCCGGGAAGCCTTCAGCTAGGCAGCACAGGATGGTGTTTCCCAACCTAGCTTGGTTTCTCTTGTTGAATGGAAACTACAGGCCATTTTGACTTCCTTTTGGAGGATTGTCTGAGTGTGGTTTATTGAAGAAAAACAAGCTTCCTGTGGAGGTGGCATCCGATCTATTACTCTCCCTTTGCACGTGACACTTGATGTACTTATTCTCCCCCTTTGCAGCTGAAGGAATGTATCCGAgcactggatcaggagcacacCCATACTCCCTTCAGGCAAAGCAAACTAACTCAGGTAAAGTGAAATGGGAGCCTTGAGTTTGTtctgattcattcatttcttccttatttcatatatttgttcattcagtTGAGCATCCACTGTCAGTAAGACATGATGCTGGGCATAGTggggaaaagagaaggagaggagtcACATTCCTTCCAGGAACTCTGTCTATAAATTGAGTATCATTAATCTAAGAATCTGAAATCTGAAGTGCTTCAAAAATCaaaactttttgttattgttgttgttgtttttgagacaggatcttgctctgtcacccaggctggagtgtggtggtgtgatcttggctcactgtggcctctgcctcccaggctaaagcagtcctcccacctcagcctcccaggtagctgggactacaggtgcatgcaatCATGCCcggcgctttttttttttttttttttgtagaaacagggtttcaacatgttgcctaggctggcctcgaactcctgagctcaaacaatctgcctgcctcagccttccaaagtgctgggattacaggcgtaagccaccatgcctggccaaaattaaaaactttttgagtgtCATGATGCTTAagtgatttcagatttttgggtTAGGGATGTTCAACCagaagtataatgcaaatattccaaaatctgaagaaaaaaaaaaaagtctgagatcCAAAACACTTTTCTtcccaagcatttcagagaaGGGATACTCAGCCTGTCATAGGACTTTAGGAAGGGGCAGACTCAGGCAAAAAAGTCTGCAGTATGGGCGGCAGGGGTTCCTTGGAGACAGCAGCGCTGTTCTGGTCACcacctttttgtttatttccagTGTATGGTAACTCTGAgcagagcacagtggcttatgcctgtaatcccagcactttgggaagctgaggcaagaggattgcttgagcccaggagttccaaaccagcccgAACAACcttgctacaaaaaaatttaaaaattagccgggtgtggtggcttgtgcctgtggtcccagctgcttgggaggctgaggcaggaggattactcaagcccggaaggttgaggctgcagtgaattgcgatcatgccactgcactccagcctgggtccaAAAGAGACCTcatcttagaaaagaaaatgttgaattaGTGGAGTCTCTAAGCCTTTGCATTGAATAGGGTGGTGTAGCCGTACTTGATACTTTCTTGGCTCTAAGACTTAGACCAGTGTTTTGGCACAAAAAAATAATGGCTTCAGGCAGTTAAAATGAATGAGCTAGATTTTCTACATGTACTGATAGGAAAGATGACCAAGATCTTTTGTGATGTGAAAAAAGCAAGCTGTAGAACAAGGTAATAATGTGATTGCCTATGTGATTTCTACCATTACGTAGCCACACAGGAAAAAAACGTTTAAAAAGATGCAGAAGAAACAGCATTGGATGTATTTGGAAGTAACAATGGGAATAAAGGTGAAACTGcaacttttcatttaaaagatcATGTGCCGTGTgatcactttttgtttttatcatttttaaaatgtgtgttgtcacattttaaaaatgtgttatagaGAAAAACActacacaaaaaaattacataaatgttaACTATGATTATTCTTAGTGGAACAaatagagtttttgttttgttttgtttttctgtcatgAAAATGTGCCTCTTTATTAACAGAAAACTCCAGTAGATGTTAAATCAGTATTCATGATGTCTGTGGAAGAGTGGCATGGGAGGGTGTACCTAGGTATAAACAGCTGTGAAGACAGCTGTGGGTGTCCTGGGTTCTTTTTCGCCTTGTGTCCTGTGCACAGTGGAGGACAGACAAGGTAGAGGGATATCTAGAAGAAGATCTTTTTGTATGCTGCAGGATGAAGCCAGCCCCACACATGAGCAGAGTTTTATTCTGTGCAGCTAGAGTAGTGGCTCCATAGGACCTGGGCAGAACCTGTAAGAATATAGTTCCTTACCCATCACAGTTGGTGATCTGTGGGTTAGGTCTTCTCAAACATGATTTTAACCAGGGACCCAGGGACCCAGGGACCCAGGAACCTCCTGTGTGGTTAGTCCTGATTCTGACATTggctctgttatttttttacttacttatttatttatgagagggagtcttgctctgttgcccaggctggagtgcagtggtgtgatctcggctcactgcaacctccacctcctgggttcaagcgattctcctgcctcaagcccctggagtaactgggactacaggtgtgtgccaccatgtggCACGgaatttcagtagagacggaatttcaacatgttagccaggctggtcttgaactcctgacctcagctgatctgcctgctttggcctcccaaagtgctaggattacaggcatgagccactgtacccagccagctctgttattttttaagacaagttCCCCATTcccagaaaatgtatttctttttaattaaaacataagAATTCCAATTCTACATACAAGtgtaaagaagaaagtaaaacataACTTAAAGTCCCAGACCTCAGTGATAACCACACACTGCTATGTTAATGAACTTCCTTCTAGTCATCTCTCCGCCTGCGTAGCCTCATATGGATCCGCTTACGGAGTTATGGGATCATACACGTTTTTCCCTCGAAGATATAAGCTTTAGATATCTTTCTATGTTCCTGAGTACAGGTATAATcacttttaatgattttattatattcagTGTATAATTATTTAGTTTGTTCCCTGTTTATAGATACCTAGATTTTTACTACatattactattataaataatgtaatgAATATCATACATTTTTTTGGTCAATTGAGCAATTATCTCCATAGGATAAAGTCCTAGAAGTGTGATTGCCAAATCAAGAGTATACatactttttcctgtttttttttttttttttttttttttttgagataggttcttgctatgttgcccaggctagtcttgaactcctgggctcaagcgatccttctgcctcagccttctgagtaactgggactacaggtgagtgccaccgtgcctggcttctttttacattttcatacaTATTGCCAAACTGCCCTCTGGAAAGTTTGTCCAGTTCATGGTACATGCCAGAATAGAAGAGTACCCATTTCCCTGGACCCTCACCGGGGAAGATCATCATTAGTCTCTTAATCTTACGAGCTAAAAATACCAGGTTTTTAAAtagtttgtttgcattttttggaTTGGTGATGTGATGAGtacctttttctgtgtttatttgccatttgtattttttattttgtgaattacCTTTTTGTGGGCAGAAGGGAACTATGGCCCAGCGTCCTGCACCTAGTAAGTAGTCAGTATGCACTTTGTTAATTGACTTCACTCATTGACCTGCCTTCTGTTTTGGACAGGTCCTAAAGGACTCTTTCATCGGCAATGCCAAAACCTGCATGATCGCCAACATCTCACCAAGCCACGTGGCCACTGAACACACTCTGAATACCTTGCGCTATGCTGACCGGTAAGTCAGCTCCCAGATGGCAGGCTATGTGTAAGTGGGCATGTGCGTGCCTGTGCAGCAGGCATGTGTGTGCAacacatgtgcacgtgtgtgtgtgcaagtgcatGCACGTGTCTctcccactcacacacacataggGATCTGACTTTGAGTGCCATAGCCTTGTTTTTGGCGATTAGTCATTTGAAGACTGTGACCTGGTAGGCCCTATCACTTTGCAAGCATGACAAGAGGAAGATGACACTTTCCCTTGTTCAGGAGTTGACTCTGTCAGTGGCTTTTAAATGGCTAGTGGGAAGTGAAGTATTAATGGGTGGAAGGCTCAGTGATGTTTTCTTCCTGCTGGCCTCAGCCCAAATTGTGAGAGATAGAAGACGTATGACTTGTCAAGGCAGAATCACTTAGAGCTATGTATGTCCAGAAGGGCCCAACCCAGACATGTTAGAGgataaactgaggcccagagaagggtaGGATCTTTCCAAAGGCTCACTAGGAGTTGGTGTCAGAGCCAGCAACTCTGCCTGCCTGGCCAGGCCTCTTTATGGATGACTGTGGTATCTGCTGAGATCCCTTCCATCTCTCACCCTGTGGTCACATGTGCCTCTCCCAGTAGGTAAGACGTTTTTGATGGCCATGACTGGGAAgcagtgctactggcatctagtgagcagaggccaaggatgctactaaacatccttcaagaaataattatctggtacaaaatgtcaatagtgttaaggttgagaaaccctgggaATAGACAAGTCATTTTTCCCTTAATGGAATGAGCACAAGCCTGCGTATTTCTGGAGGTTTTGCTTCCTGAGGTACCAGCAGGTTTGAGGGAACTCATTTTCCCAGAGAAGCCTGAAAGGGGGTGGTTTGCAGAAAAAGAGGACTCTGCGGAATTGCAGGTAAGTGGTGGACACGGACTCCTGAGTTGGCCTCCCTCCAGGAAGCAGTGTGGGCCCTGCATGAACACAGTGCACTTCTGAGACTGGCGTCTCTGGCCTGTCCCGTACATGGGGCTGTGGTGATTTCCAAAAGGCTTCTTCTGATCGTGGAATGTTGGGTGCATGCTTACATCCTCAGAGAAGACACTGTTCTTtctcgtttgtttgttttttaaagacagagtcttaccctgtcacccaggctggagtgcaatagtgtgatcatggctcactgcagcctcgaactccggggctcaagcaatactccccgcctcagcctcccaagtagctgggactacagacacgcatcaccatgcctggctaatttttttatttttagtagagacgaggtcttgctctgttgcccaggttggtcttgaactcctgggctcaaacgatcctcctgcctcaacctcccaaagtgctaagattacagatgtgagccactatagCCAGCCAACACTGCTCTTTTTCATTCAGGTACAGAGGGGTATCTCATGCTGAAACAGAATGTTCCCTTTTCCTCTTATTCTATCCCAGGTAAAGAAGTAACTCCCAATCCTTGTAAtacttttctttggtttttgttttcccagAAAGCTATAGAAAAGGAATTGCAGAATGtgtgaaaatatacatttaacaTAAATGATTATTTACAGggtcaaagaactaaagaaaggCATTAAGTGTTACACTTCAGTTACCAGTCAAAATCGGACATCTGGAAACTCCTCCCCAAAACGAATTCAGAGCTCCCCTGAGGTTTTGTCAGGGGACAAATGTTCTCCCAAAAAAGTCAAGCGGGGACTTCAGCAGTCACTCACAGTGGCAGCCCCTGGCTCCACAAGAGGGAAGGTCCATCCTCTGACCAGCCACTCACCCAACATTCCTTTTGCTTCTGCACCTAAGGTCTCTGGTAAAAGGGGTGACTCCAGAGGGAGTCCTTCACAAGAGTGGGTCATTCATGCTAGCCCTGTGAAAGGAACCGTGCGCTCTGGACATTCGGtcaaaaaaaaggcagaagagtCAGCACCATTGTGCTCTGAGAAAAATCGAATGGGCAACAAAACTGCCCTTGGGTGGGGAAGCAGGGCCTCAGGCCCAGAAGGCCTAGTGTGTGGTAAGGTGTCCACCAAGTGCAAGAAAGTGCAGACCGTGCAGCCAGTACAGAAGCAGCTTGTGTCGCGAGTTGAGCTCTCCTTTGGCAATGCCCACCACAGGGCTGAGTACAGTCAAGACAGCCAGAGGGGCACACCTGCTAGGCCTGCCTCTGAAGCTTGGACAAATATCCCGACACagcagaaggagagggaggaacaTCTGCGTTTCTATCACCAGCAGTTCCAACAGCCACCTCTCCTCCAACAGAAGTTAAAATACCAACCACTGAAAAGGTCTTTATGCCAGTACAGGCCCCCTGAGGGTCAGCTCACGAATGAGACTCCCTCTCTGTTCCACTCCTACTCTGAAAACCATGATGGAGCCCAAGTAGAGGACCTTGATGACAGTGATTTCAGTGAAGATTCTTTTTCACACGTCTCTAGTCAGAGGGCCACAAAGCAAAGGAACACTCTGGAAAATAGTGAAGACTCATTCTTCCTGCACCACACATGGGGGCAGGGTCCTGAGAAGCACGTGGCAGAAAGACGGCAGAGTCTGTTTTCTAGCCCCAGGACAGGTGACAAGAAAGATCTAACTAAAAGCTGGGTGGACTCCAGGGACCCCATAAACCACAGCAGAGCAGCACTCGATCACAGCTGCAGCCCAAGGAAGGGGCCCGTGGACTGGAGCAGAGACAACTCTACTTCTTCAGGGCCTTCTCCCAGAGACAGCCTGGCAAAGAAGCCTTACTGTTCGCAGGTAGATTTCATATATAGACAGGAAAGAGGTGGAGGCTCTTCCTTTGATCTCAGACAGgatgcctcccaaagtgaggtTTCTGGGCAGAATGAGGGCAACTTGCCATCCCCTGAGGAAGATGGTTTCACTTTCTCATCGTCCCACATTGCAGTTCCTGGATCCCCAGACCAAAGAGACACAGTTACCACACCTCTAAGAGAAGTAAGTGCAGACGGCCCAATCCAGGTGACCAACACTGTAAAAAACAGTCATCCTGTCCCAGGAGAGGACCCTAGGGGGCAGTTAGGCACGCACGCTGAATATGCTTCTGGACTCATGGCTCCCCTCACCGTGTCCCTCCTGGAGAACCCAGAAAATGAAGGGTCTCCTCCCTTGGAGCAGCTGGTCCAGGATGGGGCGATGCACAGTCTAGTGGCAGAGAGCACAGGGGGCCCAGTTGTGGGCCACACAGTGCCATCTGGTGATCAAGAGGCAGCCTTGCCAGTGTCTTCAGCAACTGAGCACCTGTGGCTCTCATCATCTCCCCCTGATAATAAGCCTGGTGGTGATCTTCCAGCTCTGTCCCCATCACCTATCCATCAGCACCCAGCTGACAAGCTGCCTGGCGGTGAGGCAGACCTGGGAGAGGCCTGCCAGAGCAGAGAGACTGTGCTTTTCTCCCACGAACATGTGGGTAGTGAGCAGTACGATGCTGATGCAGAGGAGACGGGGCTGGATGGCTCCTGGGGTTCCCCAGGAAAGTCCTTCTCCACCATACATATGGGGGTACCCCATTCTGGACCTACGCTCACCCCACGAACAGGAAGTAGTGATATGACTGACCAGCTCTGGGCCCAGGAGAGAAAACATCCTACAAGGCTTGGTTGGCAGGAGTTTGGTTTGTCCACAGACCCGATGAAGTTGCCCTGCAACAGTGAGAATGTCACATGGCTCAAACCCAGGCCGATCTCAAGGTGCTTAGCAAGGCC encodes:
- the KIF24 gene encoding kinesin-like protein KIF24, giving the protein MASWLYECLCEAELAQYYSHFTALGLQKIDELAKITMKDYSKLGVHDMNDRKRLFQLIKIIKIMQEEDKAVSIPECHLQTSSLRIKSQELRSGPRRQLNFDSPADNKDRNASNDGFEMCNLSDFSANEQKSTYLKMLEHTLPDDSQYHTKTGIMNATAGDSYVQTEISTSLFSPNYFSPILGDYDIPIIQRISHVSGYNYGIPHSCIRQNTSEKENPWTEMEKIRVCVRKRPLGMREVRRGEINIITVEDKETLLVHEKKEAVDLTQYILQHVFYFDEVFGEACTNRDVYMKTTHPLIQHIFNGGNATCFAYGQTGAGKTYTMIGTHENPGLYALAAKDIFRQLQVSQPRKHLCVWISFYEIYCGQLYDLLNRRKRLFAREDSKHMVQIVGLQELQVDSVELLLEVILKGSKERSTGATGVNADSSRSHAIIQIQIKDSAKRTFGRISFIDLAGSERAADARDSDRQTKMEGAEINQSLLALKECIRALDQEHTHTPFRQSKLTQVLKDSFIGNAKTCMIANISPSHVATEHTLNTLRYADRVKELKKGIKCYTSVTSQNRTSGNSSPKRIQSSPEVLSGDKCSPKKVKRGLQQSLTVAAPGSTRGKVHPLTSHSPNIPFASAPKVSGKRGDSRGSPSQEWVIHASPVKGTVRSGHSVKKKAEESAPLCSEKNRMGNKTALGWGSRASGPEGLVCGKVSTKCKKVQTVQPVQKQLVSRVELSFGNAHHRAEYSQDSQRGTPARPASEAWTNIPTQQKEREEHLRFYHQQFQQPPLLQQKLKYQPLKRSLCQYRPPEGQLTNETPSLFHSYSENHDGAQVEDLDDSDFSEDSFSHVSSQRATKQRNTLENSEDSFFLHHTWGQGPEKHVAERRQSLFSSPRTGDKKDLTKSWVDSRDPINHSRAALDHSCSPRKGPVDWSRDNSTSSGPSPRDSLAKKPYCSQVDFIYRQERGGGSSFDLRQDASQSEVSGQNEGNLPSPEEDGFTFSSSHIAVPGSPDQRDTVTTPLREVSADGPIQVTNTVKNSHPVPGEDPRGQLGTHAEYASGLMAPLTVSLLENPENEGSPPLEQLVQDGAMHSLVAESTGGPVVGHTVPSGDQEAALPVSSATEHLWLSSSPPDNKPGGDLPALSPSPIHQHPADKLPGGEADLGEACQSRETVLFSHEHVGSEQYDADAEETGLDGSWGSPGKSFSTIHMGVPHSGPTLTPRTGSSDMTDQLWAQERKHPTRLGWQEFGLSTDPMKLPCNSENVTWLKPRPISRCLARPSSPLVPSCFPNSAGTLHQPTLEQAQQVVIRAHQEQLDEMAELGFKEETLMSQLASNDFEDFVTQLDEIMVLKSKCIQSLRSQLQLYLTCHGPTAAPEGTMAS